GTACCTGCTAGCTCTGCTCCTGTGGAAAGTGCAATTTTTGCTTCTTGGGATAAAGCACCGAAACTCATATCAGAAACGAATAGCGGAATATCCAGCTGTAGGGGTTTCTTTGCTTTGGGACCAATAATCACAGCAGTTTTTACATTTTCGTCGTCTAACAACGGCCTACTTGCCAGTTGAGCAGGTAAAAACTGTATATTTTCCCATTTTGGTAAGGTATTTCTGTCCACGCCCATTGAGGCACTTGGTCCATGGTGTCCGTAATTTTTGAGACCGTTTTTTGATAATTCTTTAATATATCCTGTGAATGGCTCAGTATTTTCAGGATGAGTATCGGCGTATTGTCCTAAATATTCCTTTCGATTAAAAGGCTGTGGATGAGCTTCTAGGTACTCGCTGATTTCGTTTTCATCGATCCATACATAACCTACTTTAATTGCTGCCGTGAACTTATGGAGCACTTCAGAGTTGTTGTACTCCGATACTCCAGTATCAATGCGATAATCCCAACCATGTAGGCCACATATCAGGTTGTCGCCAACTACATGTCCATCTGCCATGAGTGCTCCTCTATGGAGACACCTTCCATAAAGAACGGAGACATTATCATCGAACTTAGTTATCAATAAATCCAGGCCGTTTACTTGATATGGTAATGGTTTTCTGTCTTTAAGATCATCGAACTTAACGGTTTGTAACATGTTCATGGCTTTCTTATTTCAGTTTATGGGGTTAGAAGCCAGATATGCTTCGTTCACAAGTCTAATTTGAACTTGCTTGTTTATTGCAATTTAAGCTTTCAAACCGAACAATGAAAAGGATATAATGTTTTAGCAGCCTACTATTAATACTATTTCAATAGCTTTGGAGGATTGTGAGGAGTTAATACTAATACCTTAATTCCTTTTTATAAAATAGTTTATCAACGGGATATATAGGGAAGTCAATGGGTAATTCATCTTGAGTAATTTCTTGAAAACCATGATTGGTATAAAACTTCTGAGCTGCTTTAAATTGATTCATTGTTCCAAGATAAATTGCAGAAATTTTGTTGTTAGTTGCGTAATTAATAACGGTTTCTAACAATGCCTCTGAAACCCCCTTCCCACGAAAGGCTTTATCCACGAATAAGCGTTTCAGCACGATGCACTTGTTTTGGATAGTTGAAAAGCCAACGGTGCCAATTACTTTACTTTCGAATAATGCAACCCAGTATTTGTTTCCCGGCAGTAGCGATACATCTTTAATAGTTTTTGATTGGGGTGAAAAAATAGAAACAACAAACTCATTTGCAATCAATGACATCATCTCATCAATGCCAGGTTGATGGTCTTCATGAAAGGGCAGTATGTTTATCATTAAATCAGACATTAGTTATTAATGTATTTTTTAAGGACAATTTCTCTTTGATTGCACATGCTGTGGCAGTAATAGCTAATCCACTCTTGCCTGTACATTTTACACAAGAAGGCATTTGTTTACTTACGGAAGATACGGTTTCTATCACTTCGTTCAAAGGGATAAGTGCATTGTAACCTGCACAAGACATAGTAGCTGAAGATAAAGCGTTCACAGCAGCACTCACATTTTTTCCTAAGCATGGAGCTTCTACTCTATCTGCGATAGGGTCACACACCAAGCCAATCATGTTTTGAATCGCCATAGAAGCGGCGTCAATGGCTTGTCTGGCTGTACCACCAAATAATTGTACAATGCCCGCAGCAGCCATTCCTGCAGATGCACCGCATTCTACTTGACATCCATGTTCTTCGGCAGAAAAACCTGGTCCCATTGCGAAATAAACGCCTACCACACCTGTCGCAAAATAAGCTTGAATCAATTCGTCGTGAGTGGCGTCAATATCATCTGCTACTGCTCTTAAAACTCCACCAACTACACCGCAAGACCCAGCCGTAGGGTTAGCTACAACAACTTCCATTGCACTTTTAGCTTCCATGATGGCAGAAACATTGGCGATGAT
This portion of the Spirosomataceae bacterium TFI 002 genome encodes:
- a CDS encoding N-acetylglutamate synthase, GNAT family, which translates into the protein MSDLMINILPFHEDHQPGIDEMMSLIANEFVVSIFSPQSKTIKDVSLLPGNKYWVALFESKVIGTVGFSTIQNKCIVLKRLFVDKAFRGKGVSEALLETVINYATNNKISAIYLGTMNQFKAAQKFYTNHGFQEITQDELPIDFPIYPVDKLFYKKELRY